The Sporomusaceae bacterium FL31 genome contains the following window.
CCCCCAAAGCATAAGCAACTGGAGCCCCCACGACAAACCCTCGTGCTTCAGGACCAATTACCAAATCGATTGCTTGATCTTGAAAAGGCTGCGCAATAGCATCAATGGCTTCATGAAAAGCCTTTCCTTCTTTCAACAGTGTT
Protein-coding sequences here:
- the apt_2 gene encoding adenine phosphoribosyltransferase, coding for MKEGKAFHEAIDAIAQPFQDQAIDLVIGPEARGFVVGAPVAYALGVGFVPVRKPGKLPGETLNHQYSLEYGKDALEVHN